In the Mesorhizobium sp. M1D.F.Ca.ET.043.01.1.1 genome, AACCACAGGAACGACATGCGGAACATGTTGCCCGGGCCGACGAACGAAATGAACAGCCAGTTGGGCAGGTCGGCGGGCAAGAGCGGCGGAAAGCCGCCGGAGACGACGACGGTGAGCGAGCGCGCCATGAACAGCATGCCGAGCGTGGTGATGAAGCTCGGGATCGCGAAGCGGATGGTGACGTAGCCATTGATGAAGCCGATGGCCGCTGAGACCAGCAGCCCGGCGAGCAGCGCCAGCGGGAACGGCGCGCCATGCACCATCAGCACCGCCATCGTCATCGGCATCAGGGCGAAGACCGAGCCGACCGAGAGGTCGAACTCGCCGCTGATCATCAGGATGGTGACGCCGATGGCGACGAGGCCGGCTTCCGGCAGGATGCCGAGGATGCCGCGCAGGTTGTCGGCGTTGAGGAACACGCCATGCGAGCGCACCTGGAACAGGATGATGAGCAGCACCAGAAGGATCAGTCCTGCCAGCTCCGGCTTTTCGAGATAGGTCTTGAACAGGCGCTTCAATGAAAGGCTCCGGTATCGATCTCAAGGTGCATCGGCGACGCCGGTGCAAAGTTCGAAGTTCTTGTTCCAGGCAGGTCCGGACGAAAGGACGGCCGAAGTCGCCGCGGCGTCGTCATCCCAGGGCGAAGCAGGAGCGAAGACCCTGGGATGACGAAGCGAAGGGTGTGTCGGCCAATCTCCGGCGCATGCGACCTGCTCAGCGCATGCCCTGCGCCGAGAGCGCCATGATGCTGTCGGCCTCCTTCGGCCGCACGATGCCCTGGCCGGTGTCGATGTCGGAAGGAGCAAGACCGATCTTCTTGTTGAGATAGGCTTCCATCACAGGCATGAAGCCCTGCATGTAGGGCTGCTGGTCGACCAGCGCCTGGACATAGCCCTTCTGCATCTGCTGCAGCACTTCGGGCACAAGGTCGAAGCCGCCGAGCAGGACCTTGCCGGGCGCGACGCCGCGATCGGCCAGCACGCGCGCCACGCCGGCGCACCAGAAGCCGGTGTCGAAATAGGCGGTGGTGTCGGGATGCGCGTTTAGATAGGCGCCGACGCGGTCGGAGGTGATGGCGAGATCGGTGCCGCTGTCGATGCGTTCCCACGACACGTCGCGGTCTTTATGAGCGGCCTTGTATTCCTCGAGGAACTGCATGACGCCGGCGCCGCGGCTTTCCGACCAGTTCTGGCCTGGCGCGGAGATGCCGACCAGCACCTTGATCGGGCCGTCCTTCGGGAAGCTCTCGGAAATCGCCTTGGCGAGCGAATAGCCGGCCGGCTTGAAGCCCTGGCCGACGAAGGCCTGCCGCGCATTGCCCTTGGCGCCTTCGGTGTCGTCGACATTGACGGCTATCACCAGCACGCCGGCGTCGCGCGCCTCCTTGATGACGTCGTCGAAGGCGTGGTCATCGACGATGGAGGTGAGCAGCGCGTCGGGCTTGGCGGCAAGGGCGGCGCGCATGTTGGCGACCTGCTGCTCGATCGAGCCCTCGGTTTGCGTGAAGACCATGTTGCAGTTCGCCTCGACCTTGGCGCAGGCATCGTCGAAGCCCTTCTTCACCGCCTGCCAGAAGGTGTTGGAGGCCGACGAATGGTGGGTGAAGACGATGTTGAGGCCATCTGCTCTGGCCGCGGTTTGTCCGCCAACCAGCGCCGCGCCGAGCAAAAGCAATGCAGTCAGTTTCTTCATGTCTGTTCCTCCCTTTGGCTTTTTCAGATGTCCGCCTTGCCTAAATGTCTGTGTGGTCGCTGACGCGGCGGTGGACGGTGTAGGCGCGGCCGAGGTCCGGGCTAAGCGCCAGCCCGAGCCCCGGCCCCGGCGGCACGGTGATCATGCCGTCCTTGACGTCCGGCAGCGCCGTCACCAGGTCGCGGTACCAGGTGCGGTAGAAGGCGCGCACGCTTTCCTGGACGAGCGCGTTGGGGGCGTTGAGCGACAGATGCGTCGAGGCGGCGAGCACGACCGGACCGGTGCAGTCGTGCGGCGCAACCGGCAGCCGCCAGGCCTCGGCCATCGAGGCGATCTTGCGCGCCTCCGACAGGCCACCGCACCAGGAGATGTCGAGCATGACGATACCGGCCGCGCCGGTCTCCAGAAGATCGCGGAAGGCCCAGCGACTGCCAAGCGTCTCCGAGGCCGAGATCGGCGCCGGGCTGGCGGCGGCGTAGCGCTTGAGATCGCCGAGGCTGTCCATGCGGATCGGGTCCTCGTGCCAGTAGGT is a window encoding:
- a CDS encoding sugar ABC transporter substrate-binding protein — encoded protein: MKKLTALLLLGAALVGGQTAARADGLNIVFTHHSSASNTFWQAVKKGFDDACAKVEANCNMVFTQTEGSIEQQVANMRAALAAKPDALLTSIVDDHAFDDVIKEARDAGVLVIAVNVDDTEGAKGNARQAFVGQGFKPAGYSLAKAISESFPKDGPIKVLVGISAPGQNWSESRGAGVMQFLEEYKAAHKDRDVSWERIDSGTDLAITSDRVGAYLNAHPDTTAYFDTGFWCAGVARVLADRGVAPGKVLLGGFDLVPEVLQQMQKGYVQALVDQQPYMQGFMPVMEAYLNKKIGLAPSDIDTGQGIVRPKEADSIMALSAQGMR
- a CDS encoding ABC transporter permease is translated as MKRLFKTYLEKPELAGLILLVLLIILFQVRSHGVFLNADNLRGILGILPEAGLVAIGVTILMISGEFDLSVGSVFALMPMTMAVLMVHGAPFPLALLAGLLVSAAIGFINGYVTIRFAIPSFITTLGMLFMARSLTVVVSGGFPPLLPADLPNWLFISFVGPGNMFRMSFLWFAAVAVLTSLMLSRTNFGNWIKATGGFLPAAASMGIPTARVKIVCFMLCSVLSGFAGMLQVLRLGSPLPSIGEGLELQAVAAAVIGGASLTGGIGTVMGGIIGTTLIRVIDNGLVLSHVDANWFKFAIGFLTIFAVVANAWMRKRAKAIKMEG